In Misgurnus anguillicaudatus unplaced genomic scaffold, ASM2758022v2 HiC_scaffold_31, whole genome shotgun sequence, a single window of DNA contains:
- the LOC129452995 gene encoding uncharacterized protein, with translation MKSVSVMKGDSVTLHTDDPDIKKYDVILWRFHSIIAELNRNTAFFSTYDDVHGVRFRDNLQLNVHTGSLTITNITTQHSGLYQVDLSSTSGSYTIRQSFTVTVSGKVTTVSVITGDWVTLKTYTEIQTYDLIQWMFASDHEFRIAEISNNMFAVYDGADGRFRDRLTLNNQTGDLTIKNITTEDVGLYELKMSSSRRSIQRRFSVNVSERGLSSYVGLCAGLLVIVALTAAGVFYYRHRFPKATIQTVIKGHFVRLKTDVHNIKTDDVIEWRFIPGSFQKTLIAKIQNNNKTVDKRFSKNAELNKRTGSLYISKITTDHSGLYELKIKFDGKTSYKRFRVIVTEKSVSLKKKKRTMSE, from the exons atgaagtcagtgtcagtgatgaagggagattctgttactctacacactgatgATCCTGATATTAAGAAATATGATGTGATACTGTGGAGGTTTCACTCTATTATAGCTGAACTCAACAGAAACACTGCTTTCTTCTCTACATATGATGATGTTCATGGTGTGAGATTCAGAGATAATCTGCAGCTGAATGTTCATACTGGatctctcaccatcacaaacatcacaactcaaCACTCTGGACTTTATCAAGTAGATCTCAGCAGCACCAGTGGTAGTTATACCATACGTCAATCATTCACAGTTACTGTCAGTG GTAAAGTGACGACAGTGTCAGTGATAACGGGAGATTGGGTCACTTTAAAGACTTATACTGAAATACAAACTTATGATCTGATACAGTGGATGTTTGCATCTGACCATGAGTTTCGGATAGCTGAAATATCAAACAATATGTTTGCAGTATATGATGGTGCtgatgggagattcagagacagactgacgctaaataatcagactggagatctcaccatcaaaAACATCACAACTGAAGATGTTGGACTTTATGAACTGAAGATGAGCAGCAGTAGACGATCAATTCAGAGGAGATTCAGTGTTAATGTCAGTG AAAGAGGTCTGTCTTCATATGTTGGATTatgtgctggtttgctggttATTGTTGCTCTAACAGCTGCTGGTGTGTTTTACTATCGCCACAGGTTTCCTAAAGCAACAATACAAACAG TGATTAAGGGACATTTTGTCCGTCTAAAGACTGATGTTCATAACATAAAGACAGATGATGTGATCGAGTGGAGGTTTATACCTGGTTCCTTTCAAAAGACCCTTATAGCTAAAATCCAGAATAACAACAAAACTGTTGATAAGAGATTCAGCAAAAATGCAGAACTGAACAAAAGGACCGGATCTCTCTACATCTCAAAAATCACAACTGATCATTCTGGACTTTATGAACTAAAAATCAAATTTGATGGAAAAACCTCATACAAGAGATTCAGAGTCATTGTCACTG aaaAAAGTGTCTCTTTGAAGAAAAAGAAACGAACGATGTCAGAGTAA
- the LOC141362964 gene encoding uncharacterized protein — protein MKRCTLLFIISLFINGVFGDEVKSVSVMKGDSVTLHTDITDIQKNDLLDWRFGEKEDRIAQINSEANLVSVYAGSELRFRDRLQVNHQSGDLTIRNIITQHTGDYQLQIISRVTPTRKKFSVSVVGAGGGKSVSVMEEDSVTLLTDDLDIQKYDVVLWRFRHENSPLAELNRNTAIFFIYDDVHDGRFRDRLQLNNQTGDLTITNIRNKHSGLYEVDISNSSGSYTIHQSFTVTVSGKVMTVSVIKGESVTLKTNTEIQSYDLIQWMFVPDDDTRIAEIYKFNNTFAVYDGADGRFRDRLILNNQTGDLTITNITIQHTGLFELKMNSSRRSIQRRFSVNVSVLSSYVIAGLCVIGVLVIVTLTAAGGFYYHYRCPKAIIRTVMEGQSVRLKTDVDNIKTDDVIEWRFIPGLFQKTLIAKIQKNKITGEGDERFSRNVQLNSQTGSLYIRNITTDYFGLYELKITSGGITSYKIFRVIGK, from the exons gtgtgtttggtgatgaagtgaagtcagtgtcagtgatgaagggagattctgttactctacacactgataTTACTGACATAcagaaaaatgatttattagATTGGAGGTTTGGTGAGAAAGAGGATCGCATAGCTCAAATAAACAGTGAGGCCAATTTAGTTTCAGTATATGCTGGCAGTGAATTGAGATTTAGAGACAGACTGCAAGTGAATCATCAGagtggagatctcaccatcagaAACATCATAACTCAACACACTGGAGATTATCAACTACAGATCATCAGCAGAGTGACTCctacaagaaaaaaattcagtgtTA gTGTGGTTGGTGCAGGTGGAgggaagtcagtgtcagtgatggaagAAGACTCTGTTACTTTACTCACTGATGATCTTGATATCCAGAAATATGATGTGGTACTGTGGAGGTTTCGTCATGAAAACTCTCCTCTAGCTGAACTCAACAGAAACACTGCTATCTTCTTTATATATGATGATGTTCAtgatgggagattcagagacagactgcagctgaataatcagactggagatctcaccatcacaaacatcagaaACAAACACTCTGGACTTTATGAAGTTGATATCAGCAACAGCAGCGGTAGTTATACTATACATCAATCATTCACAGTTACTGTCAGTG GTAAAGTGATGACAGTGTCAGTGATAAAGGGAGAATCGGTCACTTTAAAGACTAATACTGAAATACAGAGCTATGATCTGATACAGTGGATGTTTGTACCTGATGATGACACACGGATAgctgaaatatataaatttaacaATACATTTGCGGTATATGATGGTGCtgatgggagattcagagacCGACTGATACTGAATAATCAGAccggagatctcaccatcacaaacatcacaattCAACACACTGGACTTTTTGAACTGAAGATGAACAGCAGTAGACGATCAATTCAGAGGAGATTCAGTGTAAATGTCAGTG TTCTGTCTTCATATGTTATAGCTGGATTATGTGTTATTGGTGTCCTGGTTATTGTTACTCTAACAGCTGCTGGTGGGTTTTACTACCACTACAGATGTCCTAAAGCAATAATACGAACAG TGATGGAGGGACAGTCTGTCCGTCTAAAGACTGATGTTGATAACATAAAGACAGATGATGTGATCGAGTGGAGGTTTATACCTGGTCTCTTTCAAAAGACCCTCATAGCTAAAATCCAGAAAAACAAGATAACTGGTGAAGGTGATGAGAGATTCAGCAGGAATGTGCAACTGAACAGTCAGACCGGATCTCTCTACATCAGAAACATCACAACCGATTACTTTGGACTTTATGAACTAAAAATAACCAGCGGTGGAATAACTTCATACAAGATATTCAGAGTCATTGGTAAGTAA